One segment of Herpetosiphonaceae bacterium DNA contains the following:
- the ilvD gene encoding dihydroxy-acid dehydratase has product MRSDTIKRGFERAPHRSLLRATGAIRDEQDFGKPFIAVCNSYIDIIPGHVHLQEFGRIVKEAIRAAGGVPFEFNTIGVDDGIVMGHEGMRYSLPSRELIADSVETVVAAHCFDGLICIPNCDKIVPGMLMGAARVNIPTIFVSGGPMKAGVDSTGQKVDLISVFEGVGAYASGKIDDQRLLDLERNGCPTCGSCSGMFTANSMNCLCEALGVALPGNGTILAVSPERRDLAQRAARQLMELIKAQITFRAIVTPAAIDNAVALDVAMGGSTNTVLHVLALAREADVDYPVARFNEVAERVPHLAKVSPAWDGDRQWHIEDVHLAGGIPAILKELAHKPDALALDALTVTGRTLGENLEVARNANPECIRPIEQPHSARGGLCVLFGNLAPAGAVVKVGAVDQHQMTFRGPARCFDSEEIATNAAINGGIQPGDVVIVRYEGPRGGPGMREMLALTSMIKGMPALSSTVALITDGRFSGGTRGLCIGHASPEAAEGGPLALLRDGDMITIDLPARSMIVELGDDELAARRADWQAPARKYARGWLARYTQMVTNASNGAVLEV; this is encoded by the coding sequence ATGCGGTCGGACACGATCAAACGCGGCTTTGAGCGCGCCCCTCATCGCTCACTCTTACGCGCAACCGGCGCAATCCGCGACGAGCAGGATTTTGGCAAGCCGTTTATTGCGGTCTGTAACTCGTACATCGATATTATTCCGGGGCATGTGCATCTGCAAGAGTTCGGGCGCATCGTCAAGGAGGCGATCCGCGCGGCGGGCGGCGTGCCGTTCGAGTTCAACACGATCGGCGTGGACGACGGCATCGTGATGGGCCATGAGGGCATGCGCTACTCGCTGCCGTCGCGCGAGCTGATCGCCGACTCGGTCGAGACGGTGGTCGCAGCGCACTGCTTCGACGGCCTGATCTGCATTCCCAACTGCGACAAGATCGTGCCCGGCATGCTGATGGGCGCGGCTCGCGTCAACATCCCGACGATCTTCGTGTCGGGCGGGCCGATGAAAGCGGGTGTCGACTCGACCGGCCAGAAGGTCGATCTGATCAGTGTCTTCGAGGGCGTGGGCGCGTATGCCAGCGGCAAGATCGACGACCAGCGGCTGCTCGATCTGGAGCGCAACGGCTGCCCCACCTGCGGCTCGTGCTCCGGCATGTTCACCGCCAACAGCATGAACTGCCTGTGCGAGGCGCTCGGCGTGGCGCTGCCCGGCAACGGCACGATCCTCGCGGTCAGCCCTGAGCGTCGCGATCTGGCGCAGCGCGCGGCGCGGCAACTGATGGAGCTGATCAAGGCGCAGATCACCTTTCGCGCGATCGTCACGCCTGCGGCGATCGATAACGCGGTGGCGCTGGATGTGGCGATGGGCGGCAGCACCAACACGGTGCTGCATGTGCTGGCGCTGGCCCGTGAGGCCGACGTAGACTATCCCGTGGCGCGCTTCAACGAGGTAGCCGAGCGCGTGCCGCATCTGGCGAAGGTCAGCCCCGCGTGGGACGGCGATCGGCAGTGGCATATCGAGGATGTACACCTGGCGGGCGGTATTCCCGCGATCTTGAAAGAGCTTGCGCACAAGCCCGACGCGCTGGCGCTTGACGCGCTGACGGTTACGGGCCGCACGCTGGGCGAGAACCTCGAAGTCGCGCGCAACGCCAACCCCGAATGTATCCGCCCGATCGAGCAGCCGCACTCGGCGCGCGGCGGCCTGTGCGTGCTCTTCGGCAATCTCGCGCCTGCGGGAGCGGTGGTCAAGGTCGGCGCGGTCGATCAGCATCAGATGACCTTTCGCGGCCCCGCGCGCTGCTTCGACAGCGAAGAGATTGCCACCAACGCCGCGATCAACGGCGGTATTCAGCCCGGCGACGTGGTGATCGTGCGCTACGAGGGGCCGCGCGGCGGTCCCGGCATGCGCGAGATGCTGGCGCTGACCAGCATGATCAAGGGCATGCCCGCGCTCAGCTCGACGGTCGCGCTGATCACCGATGGCCGCTTTTCGGGCGGCACGCGCGGCCTGTGCATCGGGCATGCCTCCCCTGAAGCTGCCGAGGGCGGCCCGCTGGCGCTGCTGCGCGACGGCGACATGATCACGATCGACCTGCCCGCGCGCTCAATGATCGTCGAGCTAGGCGACGATGAGCTGGCGGCACGGCGAGCGGACTGGCAGGCTCCCGCGCGCAAGTACGCCCGTGGCTGGCTGGCCCGCTACACCCAGATGGTGACGAACGCAAGCAATGGCGCTGTGTTGGAGGTCTGA